The DNA segment AGAGCCCCCTTTTCCTGTTCTATTGATTGATCAATGATCTCCTTCACCTCACAGAAAACTTTCTTTAATAAACCTGCTGAAACAGGATCTCCACCTCTTCCAACAGAAATGCGTTCCCTTATGCTCAATAGGTGTGGACTGAAAGAGTAATTGTAAGTCAGCTGTCAACCTAAAAGTGGCTAGCTCATCGATACAAATCTGCCGAGATTTTAGGTATCTTGTTATCTTTAGCACACCTTTTAGTAAATATATGTTGATATGGGGGAAAATTGATGAAGAGAGAAATTTTGGTTATCATATTAGGATTTTATGGTCGTATGGTTTAATAGATTTAACAATGCAGAACAGAAAACTaggtgaaaaatatatattttcaaaagactcaaaagttattaTATACTTTTGCTTGACATGGGTTAACTCCGTTAAAGTAGGTTCAaatacagtggtcaaagagtgaGATTATAGATCATTCTTCACCATTTATATAATGAAATGCAGATACAAATTATGCTTGACCAAAGTAGGGGCAAGCTTCATAAAGAGGGCCAAAATGCTAGAACAAAAAGGATAAATTAGCAAATTTAACAAGAAGTGATGTTAGATGGAACATGCAATTCAGTCTTCCGCACAATCACACATCTTCTACAAAAAATGTTTTATCATAcaattatttttcaaaagataTCATAAGTTACCTAGTGTAGCAGCCAACAGAGTAACCTTCTTCACGTAAAATATTGGAAATAAATGCAGCAGTGGATCCTTTTCCTTTGGTGCCAGCAATATGAACAGCCTACAGAGGTTGTCACCACAGTGAGACCAAGGCAGTATTTGACCTTTACTGAAGATTTTCCAGTCAACTGTAAGAAATGCAAAGAACTAACACAAACACATTCCTAGCATTTCAACAATGAGCTGACACGAGCACATCTGTGGCATTTCAAGTTTTTCAACAACTGCTGTCCGATTTAAGTCACATTTAGCTGTCCAAAAAATTCTGGAGGTTCACTTTACCTTATCAGGGTGGCATGTTTTGAGCTGCATGATATCTAACTAGTTATTTATAGGACCAAGCAATTTTGCTGCTATGCATCAACATTGACCCGGGACCATCAAGTTAGCTCATTAGTGCTGATTTCACCATCAACCTATACAGGCAAGCAAGCAAGGGGGGAAGAAAACACACTGAACTTGACTTGATTTGGAATCTATTCGATTCCATAAGAGTAATTTTAGGGAAAAGAACTACTTTGACACGATCTGACCATTCTTCATGTCTTCTACGTCCAAAGCATAAAGACATCTATTACAATGGAGTTTTCTTCCTTTGCAGTAAATCAGCAAGAATTAGTTTCGAGACCAGAGAATCGCATACCTTAAATTGTTTGTGGGGATTTCCGAGCCGCTGCAGCAACCGCCTCATCCTCCCAAGATCGAAGCCATCATCGGTGTCCGTTCCGGCCCCTAGGGGAACACTGACCCTCTCGTAATTCTTCAATTTCTCCATGTAGTCCAGAAACTCACCGAGCTCCGGCTCCTCCGGCACGGCCGCGGACGACTTGAACCGCGACGAGATGGATGCCGACCTCGAGGGTTTGGATCCCATCATCCCCAGTTGGCGAAGCGGGCGAAGGGATGTCGCGAGGCGCTGCATCGCTTCCCGATTCGCTCTCTTGTAGACGAATCCGGGAGCAGACGAGAGCGACGAGGAAGACATGGTGGGCTGAGTCGCTTCGGAGGGATCGAGAGGACCGCGAGGGGCAAGGCGAAGCTTCGAGGGTTCGGCGCGGTGGGCCGTTTTCCACCGTTGGATACGAGATCCGAAGCAATAGGAGCGGTGGATTTGCGAAGACATTAAACGGATCTTGCCTCGGATCCTTTGAAGCCACCAAGTCACCAACGATGAAGAAGAGCAGCCCGGGAAGGATCCGACACACAAAGTGGGCCGTTTTACACATTGCAGTATACACACAGTCCAAGAGGATGTTAAATTGTGGTGCCATTGACACAGTCTTGATCTGCATGGTTTTTTATGCTAACCAGGAAAAGATCGTCTTAGAAGCTGCTCTCAATTGTTCATATCGCTACAATGTTCCAACTTCATGTAGAACAGGAGAGGGTCTACTTCTTTTTAGATACAAAGAAGGCATTCGAGtctcttctttttagtgattcgtATCACTTTGTATTCATTGATTTCCATATTCTGTGTTTGACTACGATCAAACCGGTCGAAATGATcaaaacacagagagagagagagagagagagagagagagaggttgtatTTGCAGAGACATTCGTGTATGTGGTCAGTGGGATGTGGCCACTGAAGGAAAAGGCAGCTTAATGGTGGCCTACACGAAGACCCCTCTCAGGATCATCGGCGGCATATCGATAGCGTGCCGTCCACGCCCTCCAcagtctctccctctctctctctctctctctctctctctctttcacatTGTAAGGTGCATTGGATGCCACCACTGATGTTTACAGTGATTTCCTGCGTTGAGTAATGCCCCTCCCCACGAAAGGACATAGCAACAAGTGACAGAGACATGCGTTTGTTGAGCTTAGGGTGGTTGAGTTGGAGTTGGACCTAATGGCCACTGCTCTCATCTGAGGACTTGGATTCAGTGCTTTACCTGACAGTATGACAGTGACTGAAGGTTACTGTTGGGTTTCCCCTGTTTCAGAGCTCCTTCCAGTTTCTGCATTGTGATGTTAATTCTCTATATGTGCTTTTATCAATGCTGATGCAAATCAATGGTTTTAGCTGCTTGCATAATTGGGTtctctgttttctttttttattctggTTTAACTTGCTTTCTATGTTCTCTCAccccctttcttcttcttcttcttcttcttcttcttcttcttcttcttcgtctacaTCATGCAGTAAGTtttgtaatcctttagtcatttcATTTCCTTTTCCTCAGAACACTGACAATGACAGTAATTTGCAATATCTTTTTTTCTTGGATGGCTATTTAATGGTCACATGGACATGTTGGTTGTTTGTCATAAATGACCAACTGCAAGATATGACCCAAAGAACTCattcaaaagaataaaaaagatgtGAGTAGCTGCACAATTTGTCCTGCATCACATTTGCTACATTTACTGCATGAATCAACACAGGTGATATCTTTTACTTTCACTTTTTCATCTTACTTCATTGTTTTCTTTTAATTgtgctattattattttttattgtctTCTAACCTACTGTGAGCCACATTAAAGACTCCCATAATATATTCCTGTGAGTCTTTTTCTTCCCTTTATTTTAGGTTCTCCTGCAAGTTGGTGGTGTTCTGATATCTGAGATTTCTGTGTCAGGGGCAATGTTGCTTCCACGTGCTCGCCATCCTCACCAACATTCCCAACCGTGACTTGGCACATCCATTTTTGGTGGTAATAAATGTTGATTACGATATCTATTCTCACCAATATGACCTATGCATGTGCGATGTACTTGCGATGCACGCAACCGGGATttgtctttcttttttgttttcttttttggcCCTGTTTTCCCAACTATACATGTCCGAATCAAATACTTAATAGTGTTGGCCTAAAATAGAGTTCGATTCACACATCATCATCACCTCTCTACTCGAAAAATATCATGATcagtttttattacatcatatatAGATAGGACATGATTCACCAAAGAAGTGTGACCACACGGGGCGAGTGTTAGTGAAAGATACTTTTAAGATATCAACTTCATGCATCATTTATGCCCACAACCAACCCACTCCAACAAGCGTCATTGGCCTCCAATGGCGCAGTGTCCACTTTCTTCCAAGCCACATACTACTTGTGCAACCCAGATTAACACGGGGTCGCCCTGGGCGATCCAATGCAAAAGCCACACGCATTACCAACGTTTGGTTGTCCTTACATTCCGAAGCTTTTCTTCTTCCGCTCTATAAAAGGCCGTTCTCGCCGCAGGACTGCCAAGGAACTACTGGAACCagagtggaagggaaaggaagagAGGCCGGCCGTGTCGACATAAAGGAGGGAGATGAGCGAGAGCTTGGAGCCGGCGGCGAGGAGGACGGTGACGGAGATGAATGGGCATGGGCACAACGGGAGGAAGAAAGAGAGCTGCGGTGACGGGTGCTTTCAGATGCCGCTGCACTACCCCAGCTACACCAAGGCCGACTACGAGGCGATGCCGGAGTGGCAGCTCGACCGCCTGCTCTCCGAGTACGGGCTGCCCGTCGCGGGGGACGTCACGCAGAAGCGCAGATACGCCATGGGCGCGTTCCTGTGGTCGTCTCCACGTTGAATAGGCATGGCTGTCAAACGAGTGTCGAGGCCACCGGGAAGATCTATATGCAGTGGATTAGTCTCTACTAACTAGTACTACTGAGCATTTTTGAGTTCCGGATGCGGGGATGGTCATGAGTTCTTCATCTTGTTTCCCTCGATTTGCATGAGGTTTGTGTTAATGTAAGAGACATTAAACATCTTCATAATATTACGTGAGCTCATCTTACAAGATTAGTTCATGCGCCACAGATATAACTATGTTTCAAATGTCGACAAATACGGCTATCTTTGACCATCCTTTATAACGACGATTGCGAAGGAGTCAAGTCATCACGAGTAATCAAGTGTCGTGCTCGTTCGTCAAGATTCGTAAACTAAAAACCTGATTTCTAAATGAGCTAAATCATGATGATTTAATGGATCTACGAGGATGTGGAAACCATGTCATCCGCCACCACTTCCAGTTGGGTTTCTTTTGGGGTTCTATTTGAGAGTCAAAAACATGTTAATGCTACCACCAAATGGAAGACAAGGCAACGTTGAAATTTGTGGCTGTCTTGGCGTCTGCATTGCTTGCAGTGCTCCTCGTCAAACTCCCCTGTCTGCGAACACCGCCTCCTGCGTGCAACACATTATTCGTCCCAGCGCATTTCAGATGAATGGGGACTTCTCCTATGGGAAAAACTGTGATTCTTGATGTGTTCGGATAGGGAATTCCCAACCAAGTAGGTTGACTTATTTGTGTTGTTCAGAAGATGCATCAAATTGCTCTTAGATAAGTAGATTCCAAGTGTCAAATTGGCCGCCGTGAGGCCTTCTCTTCCTTTGTCGTGCAAGGAGTAGATGGTGCCGAGAAGGAAAGAAGGAGTTCTTCTGGGAATAAAGAAAGGTCACCATGCATGCATGTTGCTGATTCTGTAGAAAAATAGAGCAATCATAATCGATGGAGTTCTTCTTCTACAAGAGCAGCTATATGCACATAGTAACATAGCAAGCTACCACCTCAAGCCTTATTGATTGACCTGAGAATAAGGACCCTCACATGCTGAGAGGTGCCAAGACATACAACAAGACATCATTTTTTCCTGCAACCAAACCAGCCGCACTTCTTTCATTGGACTCCAGCGCACAGATCCTTGACATGTTGTTACCCGAAAACGAGGGCAAGAAATCAAATGCTCGACCCCACTCGTGTTAGAGAAACCATTGCCTCTCTTTTTGTTCATGGGAATCCTCCTCGCCTTCTCCCTTGTATAAAAGCGTGAGCCCTGTCGTCAAGGAGAACTCGAGGAGAGTTTGACGGAGCgagaagcaagaagaatcagCAAGGGAGAGAGATGGGTGGGCGTGTGGAGCCGATGGCGAGGAAGCTGCCGGAGGCGAACGGGCGCTTGGGAAAGAAGCACGGCTGTGACGAGCACTACTTCCGGATGCCGCTGCACTACCCGAGATACAGCAAGGCCGACTACGAGGCGATGCCAGAGTGGCAGCTCGACCGACTGCTCGCCGAGTACGGGCTGCCCGCCATGGGAGACGTCGCGCAGAAGCGGAGCTTCGCCATGGGCGCCTTCCTGTGGACTCATCATTGAAGGGAATAACACCTTCGTTTCACAGTAATGTTGCATCCTATATCTACGAACATATAGAGGTAGATACGTCGTCTTGAAGAGAGAAAGTATTGTCACGCTGCCATTTTTTACATTCAAATCAATCTGAATCGTATTCGAAGGATATTCAAATGTGATTTAAATGAATTTGAATAGAAAAGAGTCCTCAAGAAAATTACTATTATCAACTAAATTATATCCGAATCGGAACATAATGGTAGTATCCGAAAACTTGATATATTGTTGTACAAGTGATAGGTGTGAAGTTCGAATTCATGTATGAGCGACGTCGAATATTTTTGAATGTAATCGAAACGGAATTAAGGTCAAAATGAGCTCCACGACATTGCTGGCAACTCACTACGGCAATTCCATTTGACCTCCACGGCATGGAAATGATAGTGAGGTGGACTAATGCATTCATAACTCGTAAGTGGGAAGAGATCTGCTGGATTACATGCATCTACTACACGATAAATAACCCATTCAGGGATGACATCTCTTTTCAGTGCACTGATTTGGTTGGTTGCTTCCCAGCTAAACCTGCAAACCTTCTATTTgtgcaacatcatcatcatcatcaacaatagAAAACATCATCATCGAAAAGAAAGCTCACGCTAAGAACCTAGAAGCAGGCTAAGAGGGGGCATTCTCATGCAGGGCTCTGAAAGCCTCGTATTAACAGAGTTACCGCATCTGAAACTGGAAAAGCTAATCTAAAGTCTACTATGATCACCCAGTTCGAATGGAAAGGTCCAGAATCCTTGTTTTAAGTGATCTCTGATTGCACTTGCATTAAAGAACTCAATGCATCTACCACCACATGGTTTCAACTTTACTATCACCATAGTTTCCACTTAAATTAAACCTAATGTTCTTCCAACGTCAAAGTGCATCTAAATGAGCTTCAGATTAATCCCCCTGTTATACCTATGTCATGCGTGTCGCTGACCGTGCACATCGAAGTGGTCTTCAGTTGCAACAATGAGATGACAATAGAACAGCATAAACTATTCAAGTTGATGATTCTGCCATGAAAGAATAAGATTCTGCCTTCTCCTGTTGGTAGTGTTGTATGAATTAAAGATTTCGCATAGGTTAACTACCACATGGAACGCATAGATAGTGGGTGGGACTTTTCTCCTTAGTGTTTCTTTTCCATTTTGTCCACATAGCATTAATTATCAGGCTGTGCTATAAAGCAAAAAATTAAACTGCTGTGTGTATGGGCGAATCGCCAAGTAAACTGCTCTCGGCGATGCTTTGACTGAGTCCTGCCTTCCTCCCATGTGATCATGCAGTGAGCACAGAGATGCACGACAGAATGGAATCCGATCGTTAAGTTCTTGGGTGTAAAGTTGCAACAAAGCATGAGAGAGATATCCCAGAAATCAAAACACAATGTGTGCAGTGAAAAGGTGGTGGACGTATCAACTCACTCGCCATCAGAACATGCTCTCCTGCGTGATTTCAGCATTAGAATGCTGATTGCCGCCTTTCATTGCATAATTTAGGGCATCATCAGTCGCACGCTGCTCCTTATCCTTTGGATGTGTGCCACCCGTGTCCTCTGGATACGTGAGCCTgctaaccctctctctctctctcctttctccATGCATGCTTTTTGCGATCCTTTCTCAGGCGTGGTGTCGCCCACATGTAGCAAAACCGAAAGAGTCGAAGTAAATGAGCCGTGAGTCAATCTGGAAAGGGAAGCACCGGCGTTCCTGAAGTGGTGGGTGACGAGTGGAAAGAcaaatcatttatatatatatattaccataGATAACAATTATTAGCTTTACttttggaggaggaagaggaagaaaccaAGATATACATGCCGCATGAAGCTTGCAGTTGGCGAGACTGGACCCAGGTAATCATAGGGCAACTAAGTTCAGCTGGAAATCCTCATCCTATTATGATCCAGATCATCTTTCAATTATTCATCAAATCGTTACTGTTCCAGCAAATTACAACTGGGCACGAATCATTGTCTTGCATGTATTAAATTATGAATAAATTATCAATTGCATTATCGATAACGCTGAGACCATTTTCCCAAAATAATATCCATCTTGTAGTCGCAACTCTCCACCCTTCATGCAATTAAAGTCGAAGCTTTAAGGCTTAGGAACCGATTTGAGTGTCACGATGATGAGATTGTATCACGAAAAGAACGATTAATTCATCACAAAATTACCTCCTCGTCAAAGACGTCAACTAGGAATAGCGGGTTGGTCTTCGACCATCTCTGACTGCCTCGGGTGTCTCGTGATGAGACTCCTACAAACGAGACCACGGGCCCCTCCTCCTCTTGCTTGGTCGCCCGTTTAAGTTGAGATCGAGAGTCCCACGACTCGCTGTTGGATCAGATAGGATTCGAATTTTGAATTGAACGTGTGACGAAGGAATCCAATTTCTCACGACTCACTTGGGGCTGTCAGTCCTGTCGGGTCCTTTAGGCTCGGGCGTGGATGATAGCTCGATGACCCGTCAAATCGATTTGAAGCTCGGTTTAGTTAAATCAATTCGACGGAGCTTTAGCGTGGCGATCTTTTATTACGCAGAGGCTTTAAATTGCCCTTTTGATTTCAAGTTATATATGTATGTGGAAGACAGAGATGCGCCGGTATGCAAGTGGGACCCGTCGGAGCTGGAAAACGCTCCAGTCTGGCAGCAGGGCCCAAAGTTTCACATGGGCGGGACCTACGAGCGAGAAAGGGAAAGAGATGGACTTTCTTCTTCTTATGTCTCGCGCACGGCGAGCACCGACGAGATCCAACCGATTCGATCCACGTCGTGATTTTTGGGCCCGCTGGGTCTTCGTGGCATCCTGTGGTTGGTCATTTTTAAAGAACCCTGTTGTGGTAGTCGCTCGCGGATCCCTTCCCCCGGTCCAATACTATCCTATAAATTCGCGAACGCCGCTGTCTCCTTAACTCGACCGAGTTAGAGATCAACGGCCCCTTCCTTTCCTCCGAGTCTCTTCGCTCCCCAAACACTGTTATAAGTTAGAGGGAGAGAGAAGACAGAGGTGTTCGTCCTCGTCGCTATAAGTACGCAGACGTAACACATGGCTTCTTCTCGTTCTTGGGTGGGTCTCGCTTTGGTGGCCTTCGTGGCAATCTTTCTCGGCATCCTCCTCCCCGCCGCACAAGCCCAGGCTCCGGCTCCGGCTCCGGCCCCCACGAGCGATGGTCAGCCTCATCACCTCATCACACACATCTTTCTGTAGATTTCTTGGTCGACATATGAATTCAATCTTGGTCTTGTTTGCAGGAACGTCGATCGACCAAGGCGTTGCCTACGCGCTGATGCTGGTGGCGTTGGCCGTCACCTACCTGATTCATGCTGCGGATGCATCCTCCACATGGGGGCTCTTCTAAGATCTCCATGGAGTGGATGAGGGCGTAGTGAGGCTTGTCTAAAATTGTATTGTGGTGCAGAGTGTAGTTGGATCGGTATTCGCTGGTCGTAGATTTTTAAGGATTCTTTGACGTTGCTTTGTCGTAATTCCTTCTCTGtgttttagtatattcttatcgCCTCGATGCTTGTTCTTGAGAATTCCTTGACTTAATCCAAATGTGATCGTCATGATCCGAATACTATAATCGACTCATTGATTTAATACCTCGAGAATGTGCGATCCAAAATGCTTGAACTCAAACTTTGGATGATTTAATTTCCTCCTATCAAGCTCAAAATTAGTTTCATTAATTTATCTATTAATTTCATTAATTTAGATTTATGTGATCTAAAATATATAACCGTAAATCGATTCGAACGTCCTCAAAGTTATTAATAAGAAAAGTAACATTCTGAAAATAAATTCACAAAATATGATTAATCAGTGATTTAACTCTCAGCCATTTCTAATTTCTAACGTCATCATCTTTTTAGAATTATCAGATCCAATAAATCAAAATTTGTTTGGTTAAAATTGCGTTtcgaaaataaaaaactaaatgtTTAATATTAAAATCAACATTTGAATTTAAACTAAATGTTTTTCGACCGTATACAAAATTAAATATGTTATTACCAAAACTTGAGGatgattttctgaaaataaaagttTTCCTGTTTTGTGATCATTTGGATCAGACCAGTTCAgagtaatattatattatatagattaataaaaatatatagcatatactataattaataaaaaaattataaaaggatAAAGATAATTAACAAGAAAACATAATATAACATCATTATCATTGCTTGTATATGTTAATCAAACCAATGTTATTCTGATAtgctaaataataaaataatatacattTTATATTAAAAACAATAATTATATACACCATATCAATTTACTTCATACTTAAGCCCTCATTGTTTTCATTAATTTAATATGATTTTAGTAAAAGATCAAAATTGGTAAATATATCATCCGGAACACAAATTATTAATTGAAACTGTGGTCAACTGCTCTGTCCCTATCATCCTCTTTCGTtatataattattgaatatttgcTCCCATCAATTGGTTCGGTCAATGATCCATTGCTTCAAGATTTGACCGGCTTGATATATGATCTGATCCCTTGTTCTTTGATTGATCTGCCAT comes from the Musa acuminata AAA Group cultivar baxijiao chromosome BXJ1-10, Cavendish_Baxijiao_AAA, whole genome shotgun sequence genome and includes:
- the LOC104000828 gene encoding arabinogalactan protein 41-like, translating into MASSRSWVGLALVAFVAIFLGILLPAAQAQAPAPAPAPTSDGTSIDQGVAYALMLVALAVTYLIHAADASSTWGLF